In one Chloroflexota bacterium genomic region, the following are encoded:
- a CDS encoding Ni/Fe hydrogenase subunit gamma, whose amino-acid sequence MNLNPTATLASASADTLLMPFWAEVVAVRQETSNVTTLTLRLEDEDARRRYRFKPGQFNMLSLPGLGEAAISISSDPAEHDTLQHTVRAVGNVSRALTRLKPGARVGLRGPFGSAWPVEGCSCRDLILVTGGIGLAPLRPVIYEIINQRADFGDVTLLYGARTPADLLYADEYETWEAHDIRVLLTVDRADANWQGTVGVVPILFYRLRPHPERTVVFSCGPEIMMHFVVYEAMARRIPYEHIYLSLERNMKCGQGLCGHCQVGPYFVCRDGPVFRFDALAPFFGVEGL is encoded by the coding sequence ATGAACCTGAACCCGACGGCAACGCTGGCCTCGGCCAGCGCCGATACCTTGCTGATGCCTTTCTGGGCAGAAGTGGTGGCTGTGCGGCAGGAAACGTCCAACGTCACCACCCTGACCCTGCGCCTGGAAGACGAAGACGCCCGCCGACGTTACCGCTTCAAGCCGGGGCAGTTCAACATGCTCTCGCTGCCCGGTTTGGGCGAGGCAGCCATTTCCATCAGTTCCGACCCTGCCGAGCACGACACACTACAGCACACCGTGCGGGCAGTGGGGAACGTCAGCCGGGCGCTGACCCGCCTGAAACCCGGCGCACGGGTGGGGCTGCGGGGGCCGTTTGGCTCGGCCTGGCCGGTGGAAGGTTGTAGTTGCCGCGACCTGATTTTGGTCACGGGCGGCATCGGCCTGGCACCCCTGCGGCCGGTGATTTACGAGATCATCAACCAGCGCGCCGATTTTGGCGACGTCACCCTGCTTTACGGCGCGCGCACACCTGCCGACCTGCTCTACGCCGACGAATACGAGACGTGGGAAGCCCACGACATCCGGGTGCTGCTGACGGTGGACCGCGCCGATGCGAATTGGCAGGGCACGGTGGGCGTGGTGCCGATTTTGTTCTACCGCTTGCGCCCCCACCCCGAGCGTACGGTGGTCTTTTCGTGCGGCCCGGAAATCATGATGCACTTTGTGGTCTATGAAGCCATGGCGCGCCGCATTCCTTACGAACACATCTACCTCTCGTTGGAGCGCAACATGAAGTGCGGGCAGGGGCTGTGCGGCCACTGCCAGGTAGGACCTTACTTCGTGTGCCGCGATGGGCCGGTGTTCCGTTTCGATGCCCTCGCGCCCTTTTTCGGTGTGGAGGGGCTATGA
- a CDS encoding oxidoreductase, translated as MSAKPRVAVYKFSSCDGCQLSLLNLEEALLTLVDQVEIAYFLEATRRTQPGPYDIALVEGSVSTPEEARRIHEVREQASIVVALGTCACSGGVQALRNFAEADVWAAHVYPHPEYLDYLARSVPIADEIRVDYEIWGCPVNGDQVVQVLAALLMGKRPVLPDYTVCQECKRRGNVCVMVAEGKLCLGPVTRAGCGALCPAYGRGCYGCFGPWSQANTDAFLAAAARVASPDEVGRALRHITGNAPAFAVAADRVIAEQKGGAS; from the coding sequence ATGAGCGCCAAACCCCGTGTTGCAGTTTACAAATTTTCTTCTTGCGATGGCTGCCAGCTTTCGCTCCTCAATCTGGAGGAGGCGTTGCTCACGCTGGTTGACCAGGTGGAAATCGCGTATTTCCTGGAGGCCACCCGCCGCACCCAGCCCGGCCCTTACGACATTGCCCTGGTGGAAGGCTCGGTCAGCACGCCCGAAGAAGCGCGCCGCATCCATGAAGTGCGCGAACAGGCCAGCATCGTGGTGGCCTTGGGCACGTGCGCGTGTTCGGGCGGGGTGCAGGCCCTGCGCAATTTTGCCGAGGCCGATGTGTGGGCGGCCCATGTGTACCCTCACCCCGAGTATCTGGACTATCTGGCCCGCTCCGTTCCCATTGCCGATGAAATTCGAGTAGATTATGAAATCTGGGGCTGCCCGGTCAACGGCGACCAGGTGGTGCAGGTGCTGGCTGCGCTGCTGATGGGCAAACGACCGGTTTTGCCCGATTACACCGTTTGTCAGGAATGCAAGCGCCGCGGCAATGTGTGTGTGATGGTGGCGGAAGGCAAACTCTGCCTGGGCCCGGTGACGCGTGCCGGTTGCGGGGCGCTGTGCCCGGCCTACGGGCGCGGCTGTTATGGTTGCTTTGGGCCGTGGTCGCAGGCCAACACCGACGCATTCCTTGCCGCGGCCGCGCGGGTGGCTTCCCCCGATGAGGTGGGGCGGGCTTTGCGCCACATCACCGGCAACGCCCCTGCCTTTGCCGTTGCTGCCGACCGGGTCATCGCTGAGCAGAAAGGAGGTGCATCGTGA
- a CDS encoding sulfite reductase subunit A, with product MNERTLTADVVVALPKPRLDDLLAALRQRGYQTHGPRLRDGVVSYGPIEGLKDLPRGVVVHQEAGRYRVEQTDRPLYFAATPGADSWKRYLFPPRRELFHFQRDKGHWETVVPSAEVPRYALIGVRPCELAAMAVQDAVFLREDFTDPHYHAVRERLFIVAVNCLHPGDTCFCASLGTGPEASSGYDLLLTELDDVFLVAVGSEAGREVLQPLPWEPASAFWLSQAQRGLDHARQAMGRHLPDADSLPETLLSNLNHPAWDEVASRCLSCANCTQVCPTCFCWDVQDEIALDGETVTRFRVWDSCFSPQLSYLAGGNARPTVRARYRQWVTHKFASWVRQFGTLGCVGCGRCITWCPAGIDITETLAAVRNTPQPAGGEP from the coding sequence ATGAATGAGCGCACCTTAACCGCCGACGTGGTGGTCGCGTTGCCCAAGCCACGCCTGGATGATTTGCTGGCAGCCCTGCGGCAGCGAGGCTATCAGACGCATGGGCCGCGCTTGCGCGATGGGGTGGTGTCTTACGGCCCCATTGAGGGGTTGAAAGACCTGCCGCGCGGCGTGGTGGTGCATCAGGAAGCGGGGCGCTATCGGGTGGAACAAACGGACCGTCCGCTCTACTTTGCCGCCACGCCCGGCGCCGACAGTTGGAAGCGTTACCTCTTCCCACCTCGACGGGAATTGTTCCACTTTCAGCGGGACAAGGGTCATTGGGAGACCGTTGTCCCCTCTGCCGAGGTGCCCCGTTATGCCCTGATTGGCGTGCGCCCCTGCGAACTTGCCGCGATGGCCGTGCAAGACGCCGTCTTCTTGCGGGAAGATTTCACCGACCCCCACTACCACGCGGTGCGTGAACGGCTGTTCATCGTGGCCGTCAATTGCTTGCATCCCGGCGACACCTGTTTTTGCGCTTCTCTCGGTACGGGGCCGGAAGCCTCTTCGGGCTACGACCTGCTGCTTACCGAACTCGACGACGTTTTCCTCGTGGCAGTGGGTTCGGAAGCCGGCCGAGAGGTGCTGCAACCGTTGCCCTGGGAGCCAGCCAGCGCTTTTTGGCTGAGCCAGGCGCAACGGGGGCTGGATCACGCTCGCCAGGCCATGGGGAGGCATCTGCCCGATGCCGATAGCCTGCCTGAAACTTTGCTGAGCAACCTCAACCACCCGGCCTGGGATGAAGTGGCTTCCCGGTGCCTGAGTTGCGCCAACTGCACCCAGGTCTGCCCGACGTGCTTCTGCTGGGATGTACAAGACGAAATTGCCCTCGATGGCGAAACCGTCACCCGCTTCCGTGTGTGGGATTCCTGCTTCTCGCCGCAACTTTCCTACCTGGCCGGGGGGAACGCCCGCCCCACGGTGCGGGCCCGTTACCGCCAATGGGTCACCCACAAATTTGCTTCGTGGGTGCGACAATTTGGCACTTTGGGGTGCGTGGGCTGTGGCCGCTGCATCACCTGGTGCCCGGCGGGCATTGACATCACCGAAACCCTCGCGGCCGTCCGCAACACCCCCCAGCCTGCCGGAGGTGAGCCATGA
- a CDS encoding Crp/Fnr family transcriptional regulator, which translates to MNCELDDETLRALWHLPWFSRLKQEHFTALAQIACLRQVKAGEVLFREGEPQDFLYVVLEGRIGLEIHVPGRGNVRLMTVEPEEVLGWSSVIPAARRRTATAVAVLSSRLVALDAPALLRLCEEDSTLGYLVMRRLANVVAQRLLITRLQLLDIYAHPAEEGCHE; encoded by the coding sequence ATGAACTGTGAGTTGGATGATGAAACCCTGCGGGCGCTTTGGCATTTGCCCTGGTTTAGCCGCCTGAAGCAGGAGCACTTCACCGCCCTGGCGCAAATTGCGTGTTTGCGGCAGGTCAAGGCAGGTGAAGTGCTGTTTCGGGAAGGCGAACCGCAAGATTTCCTGTACGTGGTGCTCGAAGGCCGCATAGGGCTGGAAATTCATGTCCCTGGGCGGGGCAATGTGCGCCTGATGACCGTAGAGCCGGAAGAGGTGCTGGGGTGGTCGAGTGTGATACCGGCTGCCCGGCGGCGTACTGCCACAGCGGTGGCGGTGCTTTCCAGCCGCCTGGTTGCCCTGGATGCCCCGGCATTATTGCGCTTATGCGAGGAAGACTCGACCCTCGGTTATCTCGTCATGCGCCGCCTGGCGAACGTGGTGGCCCAGCGCCTTTTGATTACCCGTTTGCAGTTGCTGGATATTTACGCCCATCCGGCGGAGGAGGGTTGCCATGAATGA